A window of Kocuria sp. TGY1127_2 genomic DNA:
ATCGAGAGCATCACGAAGGCATTGAGCGAGACGATCGACAGTTTCATCCCCCGTTTGTCCAACGAGGGAATCACGGCCGCTACGCCCACAATGAGCGCAACGATCAGCACGTACATCACGATTTTCAGCAATGAACCCGTCAGGCCAATGTGCATCAGCCATCCCTGGATCGAGATGTTGTCCAGGTAGTTGATGTTCCCGACCCTGGACGGATCGGAAATGGCATGGAACCAGAATTCCGCTGCCTGGTGGGGCAGAAAGATCACGCCGACCAGGATGGTGCCCGCAAACGACGCGGCCAGGGTTACCAGGCCCTTGATATCCTTGCGCATCAGGAGGACCAGCCCGAAGGCCAGTGGGGTCAGCTTGATGCCCGCGGCGATACCGATCAGCAGACCTCGCGGAACCTTGGTGGCCGGGCGCAGCAGATCCGCGAGAATCAAAAGCATGATCAGCGGGTTGATCTGCACGAGTCCGAGCCCACGTCGCCACGGCCCGGAAAGGCAGATGAGCGCGGCCAGAAGCGCGATCGTCGTCGTGCGCCCCAGCTTGTCCTGCAGCGGAATCTTGTACCCGCGGTGGTTGACGTAATCGTAAATGATCGCGGCGAACCACCATGCGACGGCGATCGAGAACAGGACCATAATCGCCGTTCCGACTTTGACCGGCAGGAACGCAAATGGCAGAAACAACAAGGCCGCGAACGGAGGATACGTGAACGGCAGGAACGAGGTTTCCGTGAGCGGCACGAGGTGAAGCTCGTAGAGGTCCTTGTTGATTCCGTCGTTACCGAAGATCGTCGCGGCACCCGCACGGTAGACCGTAAAGTCCAAGCCGCCTTGTGTCAGTGCGTAGAGAATCTGTCCGCCGAGAACGACGACAACGACGATCCAGGCGGCCGCCTGCCAGGGTTTGGAGGGCGCGCTGCGCTCAACGGAAGAGGAAGTCATTGGTTCAGTTTACCTAGCGATCAGCCCTGAAGCTGCGGTTGTGGACGGAGAACAGAATCGGCCTGCCCGCCGTGGGGCCAGCGCAAGCCACATCGTGCATCTGCCCTCGCACCGCGCTGGGCCCCGATACTAGCCCTGCGGTTTTTCCGAGTCCTCCGGCGAGGACTGGTTCTTGGGCTTGGCCACCAAATTGGTCGGACCGGCGCCCGCGACCTTGCGGCGACGTTTGGGCTTGCGCACCTCGCCGTTCTCGCTGTCCGGCTCGGCCTTCTTCTTTTTCGGCATCGCCGCGATCCGCAATGCCGTTTCGATCACGATCACCAGTAGGCACACGTAATACACGATGTACGAGGGGTACAGCGCGAACACGGTTCCCACAACACCGATGAGTGTGGCCACGAGGGCCAGAATGCCCAGAACCATGACGATCGTGTGCGCCAGGAAGAAACGCTCCGAGCCCTTGTTGCGCCACGCCAGGTAGACGGACATGAGACCGAAGAGAACAGGGAAGAAAACCTGTCCGGCCACCGCCATGGAATCCGGATGCCACTTGTAGAGACCCATCGCTTGAATGATCGCGGCGGCGGCCAGAGCCAGGGAAGCAGGCAGAGATTTCATGGCCGCCAGTCTACCGGCCTCACGCCGTGATGAAGTATGTGAGTCCCGCGATCACGAACACAGTGCCAGCAATCAAGGCACAGACGAGCTCGATCAGCATGCCGATTCCGGCGGCTTTCAGCGCCGCAACGGATGAGGAGAAGGCCGCGCCGAGGTCCTTCTGGCGGTATACCTCGGAAGCGAAAAGGCCCACCGCAAAACCGATGACCAGCCCCAAAACCGGCAATACGAACATTCCGACGACCGCGCCTATGACTCCGTAAAGCAGTGAGCGGTTCGGGATGCTTCTGCGTTTCATGGTCCGGCCCGTGAGCACAAGGCTCGCGCAGAGCCCGACGAGAGCCAACCCTCCCCCAAGGCCCAGAACCCACCAGCCTTCGGGCGCACGGACCGTCAGGGACCAGACCAAAGTCGCCGCCAGGACGAGAACCGAACCGGGCAGTACCGGAAAGATAATTCCCAGGATCCCGACGACGATCAGCAGGGCGGCGACAACGGTCGCGACGATTACGGCTGTCATACCTTCAATCCTACGTCTCACCAGCCATGACATGGCTCGGCAGAGAACCCGGACGAGTTTTTGCCAACGCCGAAAGGCGCTTCGCGCCAGCGTGTGTGTTTCTACCTGGTCACTCCGAAGAGTTTGTCGGTGTGCGCATTTCCGAAAACGGCATCCGGGTCCAACCGTTCGCGCAGCCGCCGGAAGTCCTCGAAGCGCGGATACAACCGCGAAAGCTCCTCGCAACCCAGCGAGTGCCTCTTTCCCCAGTGGGGCCGGCCGCCATGGGCGCGCATGATCTTTTCGACCCCGCCCAAATACCTCGTCGGGTCCTCTTTAAAGTACTGGTGCACGGCGATGTACATCGTTTCACGGCCGAATGCAGTCGAGAGAGGCACGTCGTCGGCCGCAGCCACACGGCCTTCGACGGGAAACGAGACCTTCAGATCGTTGCGCTCGATGAATCGCTTGACTTCCCTGATGGCCTCGGGACCTTCTTCCAACGGAACCGCGTATTCCGCCTCGTTGAACCGAACCCTCCGCGGCGAGACGAAGACTTCGTGGGCCGGGGCACGGTAGGAGCGGTTCGACGTCGCCCACGCTGCCGCATGGGCCATAGCCGGAACAGCCCGGGGGAAAGCGGTACCGACCTCGCACATCAGGCTGAGCGCGCCATTGTCCACGATTTCTTCGCTGAGCATCTGCAGCCAACGGGTTCGCGGCCCGATGTGTGCGAGGTCCGGTGGTGATGCAGCGTCTCGGGGAACACGGGTGTTTGTTTTGGCGACCGCCTTGTCGGTATGAGGGAACCAAAAGAATTCGAGGTGATCATGAGACCGCGCACGATCCTCCAAGCTGGCCAACAAGTCCTCGAGATGTTCCCCGGTTTCCTGCGCAACGAGGTCGAAGGCCTCCACGCATTCCAGCTCGACTTCCAGGATCATGCCCAGCACCCCAACCGATATCCGCGCCAGATCGAAAATTTCGGGATTCTCCGATGCGGACAGGCTCATAACCGAGCCGTCCGGCGTCACGAGGCTCAGCCCGGTCACGGTCCCGCCGAAACCGGTGAAGCCCAGGCCAGTACCGTGAGTTCCCGTCGAGATCGCTCCCGCAATCGACTGGGGGTTGACGTCTCCCTGATTGGTCAGGGCCAAGCCGTATGGTTCAAGAAGCCGAGGAATGTCTCGCAGGCGTGTTCCGGCAAGGAATCGTGCGCGACGCCGGGGCAGATCGACCCGGACGAGCCCGGTCATCTCGTCCAGATTCACGAGGTGTTCGTCGCCGAGGGCGATTGGTGTGAAGGAGTGGGCGGCTCCGACCACTCGGATCCTTTCCCCGTTGTCTGCGGCTTGGCGTACGACACCGACTGCTTGCCCCTGCGTCCGAGGCTTCCACAAGTGCTGCGGTTGCGCGGATTCGATGCCCGACCAATTGCTCACCGTGTGCATCAGAAATTCCACCCCTTTCCTCGATAAGTGGCCCAAGTGTCGACAACCCGACCGTCCGCGACGACCACATACTCGGCCAGGTGCTCGGCAAGTTCACCGGCTTTGGCATGCCGGAAATACACCAGGTCGCCCAGCGCCAGAGTCTCGGCGCCCGGTCCGCGAAGCGGCGTCTGGACTTCTCCTGGTCCTTCGGCCAGCGAATACTTCAGTTCTGCAGGCCAATCGATCGTGGGAAGACGGTCGGTTCCGCTCGGGCCCGAGGCAATCCATCCGCCTTCGAAGACCGTGACCCAGCCCGGCGCCGGACGCCGCACGACCGGCGTTGCGATGAAGGCCGCGGGGCGATGATGAAATTGTTGGTAACCGTCGAACAAGCCGGGCGAGAGCAGCCCCGAACCCGCGGCGACCTCCGTCAGAGTTCCCTCGCTCGAGCTGCTCTCGAGCGATCCTGTGCCGCCTCCGTTGACGAATTCCAGGTCCCGTTCTTCTCTGATCGCGGCGAGGACCTGAGCCCTGCGTTCCTTGAGTTCGGCCGCCGAGGTTCCCTGCATGCGCCGCGTCAGAATGGCACCAAGGCCCTTCCCCGCATTCCCCCGTCCAGCGATTTGGCCCTCATATGACAGGACACCCACCAAGGCGAATCGAGGCCGACGGGCAATCTGCCGGACGACGTCGATCGCCTGTTCCGGCGTGCGGACCGGTGATCTGCGGGCCCCCAGATGCAAACGGTCGGCCAAAACTTTCTCCCAAATCCGCAACGACGCGTCGACATCGAGACAGACCCGAACTGGCAGGAGGGGCGATGCGGAGGCCTCCGTCTCACCTTGGCGGAGTTGGTACTCGATGTAATCGAGGTGTTCCGCAGAGTCGACCGTGAGCGTGATGTTTTCCCTCCCGGTTCGGCTCTCACCCAGCTGCCGCAGAGCAGATCGGTTGGTCGTGGGATAAGCCACGAGTATGTCGCCGAATCCCTCCTCGACCAGCGACAGGGCCTCATCCAGGGAGAAAGCCATGATGCCGTGAAATCCCGGCTGGGCCAGAACGTAGGACATTGCCCCAGGGACACGCAGAGATTTGGAGGCGACACGGATGGGAAGTCCCGCAGCCCTCTTGCGCAAGGCCGCAATGTTGGTGTCCAGAGCATCTCGATCGATCGCTCCCACCGGTCCGTCCATGCCGTGGAGGGCCTGCCGGATGGAGAGGGAAACCATAGAAAATCCTTGCTTGACGAGGTGCTTTGCCTCACACCATACGTCAAAATCTGCCAAACTGGACTCATGAGTACAGTCAGTGCCGATCTCTCCTCCACCCGGCCCAATACCGTGGGCCTGCCCCCGCGACTCGCCGAGTTCCTCACGGAGAACCTGAGCGATGATGTCGCAGGAACCGGACCCCGCCTCCAGGCCACGGCCCCTGCGCTCGGAGAGAGGCTGTTCTCTTTTCACGGCGCGAGCGCTGAGGATGTGTTCCGTGCCGTCGATAGGGCTCGGGCCGCGCAACCGGGGTGGGCCGAACGGCCCGCGTCCGAACGCGCTGCCGTCCTGCTCCGCTTGCACGGTGAAATCCGGCGCCACGAAGAACTCATTCTGGACACGATCCAGGCCGAAACCGGAAAATCCCGGATCCATGCGTTCGACGAGGTCATGGACGCATACAACGTGTGTCGTTTCGTGGGACGCACGGCCCCGAAAGTCCTTCGTCACGAACACCGCCGTGGCGCCCTTCCCGGGCTGACGAACACCACCGTCCAGCGCCTCCCTCTGGGAGCGGTCGGGTTCATCACCCCGTGGAATTACCCGGTCTCCTTGGGAGGAACGGATCTGCTCTCGGCATTGGCCGCGGGCAATGTGGTGATCCACAAACCCGATTCCAAGACCGCGCTCTCGGCCATCCTGATGCGCCGGCTCGCGATCTCGGCCGGTCTCCCGGCCGAGGCGTGGCAGCTTGTCCCGGGTCCCGTGGATGAGATCGGTGACGCCCTCCTGGACATGGTGGATGCGGTGTCTTTCACCGGATCCACCGCCGCCGGTCGCGGTATCGCCCAGAAAACGGGCGCAATGCTCAAACCGACCGCGCTCGAGCTCGGCGGCAAGAACCCCATGATCATCTGTTCGGACGCTTTCCTCGATGCAGCGGTGGACGGGGCCGTGCGAGGGTGCTTCTCCTCGACGGGCCAGTTGTGCCTGTCGATCGAGCGCATTTATGTCGCGGACGAGCTCTACAACGAATTCTGCACACGTTTCCGGAACGCCACTGGGGCGCTGCGACTGGGTTTCTCATTCGACCACCACCACGACGTCGGCAGCCTGATCTCCGAGGAGCACCTCGCCAGGGTGCAACGCTCCGTGAAACAGGCCACACAGGTCGGCGCGAAGATTCTTGCAGGAGGCTCGGCACGGCCGGACCTCGGTCGTTGTTTCTTCGAACCGACGATTCTCACCGATGTACCACCCTCGGCCCGACTCACGCATGAAGAGACCTTTGGTCCGGTCGTCGCGGTCTACCGAGTCGACTCCGAGGACGAAGCGATTGCCCGTGCCAACGAGACTCCCTACGGCCTCAATGCGAGCGTGTACTCGGGCGACAAATCCCATGGACTGGCGGTCGCCTCCGACGTCGAAGCCGGAATGGTCAACGTCAACGAAGCCTTCGCCGCCGCGTGGGGATCGATTGCGGCGCCGTCCGGCGGTCTGAAGGCATCCGGTCTGGGGCATCGGCACGGGCCGGAAGGAATTGTCGAATTCACCCGAACTCGAACCGTTGCCCACCAGGCACTCATGCCCATTGCTCCCTTCGGTCCATTGGACGGCGAGAGGTTCCAAAAGGTCATGAGCCAGGCCCTCGGGGCGATGAAGGCACTGCGGCTGAAGTAGCTGCCGAAAGCAGCACCAACGCGTTCCTTCGTGATCTCTGACATCCCGGAGCGACCAGGCCAAACGCACTCTGTAAGCTTGGCCCGATGGCTAATTCGAAAAAGCGCTCTCCCGCCGGAAAACCCCACGACGGTCAGGCCAATAAGATCTCACGGACGCTCGTGCGCCACTGGCAGGTCCTGACCGCCCTGCTACTGCTCGTGGTGGGTTCGGTCGGTCTGATCCTGAGTGACTACGGAAAGTCGGAGTGCACGATTCTGAATTCATCGGCCATACCGGATCATCTGTCAGAAGACATGCAGAAGGCCTCGGAGGAATCGGGATTTCCCGTCAAGATTCTCGCGGCTCAGATCGAGGCCGAATCGGGGTGGAACCCTGACGCTCATTCGAAAGCCGGTGCCATGGGAATCGCGCAATTCACCCAGGACACCTGGGACGTCTGGGGGGACGGGGACCCCATGAATGAAAAGGATGCGATCGCGGCCCAGGGCCGGTACATGAAGTACCTCCACAAGCAGGCCGACGAATACGCCAATTCCGAAGAAGACGTCGCACGGTACGCTTTGGCCGGCTACAACGCCGGCCCCAACGCCATGAAGAAGGCGCACGGTGTCCCCGACATCTCCGAAACCAAGAATTACGTCCACAAGATCATGAAGCTTTCCGAAGGCAAGTACTCGAAGACTTGCAATTAGTCCACGGGGTTCAGAATTCGAGCCGCGGTCCGGAGCATTCTCCCCGAGGCTGGCTTCCTTGGACTAGATTGGCACTATGCCTACGTCTTCACATATTCCTTGGGTCACATCGGTCGAGGACGCCGACCAGCTGCTCCTCGGCTCCGATCTGGAGGTCCGCGTGGCCGATGTGCGTTGGTACTTGGATGGGCGCTCAGGTTCTGCCGCCTTTGCCTCGGGCCATCTGCCCGAGGCGACTTTCGTCGATCTTGACACGGTCCTTGCTGCGCCGGCAACGGCCGAATCCGGCCGACATCCGCTCCCGGATCCCGAGACTTTCGCGGCCGGCATGGAAGCCGCGGGCATAGCCGAGAATACCGTCGTCATCGCCTACGACGATGCCTCGGGAGGCTCTGCTTCCCGACTCGTGTGGTTATTGCGCGCCACGGGGCACAC
This region includes:
- a CDS encoding D-arabinono-1,4-lactone oxidase, which codes for MHTVSNWSGIESAQPQHLWKPRTQGQAVGVVRQAADNGERIRVVGAAHSFTPIALGDEHLVNLDEMTGLVRVDLPRRRARFLAGTRLRDIPRLLEPYGLALTNQGDVNPQSIAGAISTGTHGTGLGFTGFGGTVTGLSLVTPDGSVMSLSASENPEIFDLARISVGVLGMILEVELECVEAFDLVAQETGEHLEDLLASLEDRARSHDHLEFFWFPHTDKAVAKTNTRVPRDAASPPDLAHIGPRTRWLQMLSEEIVDNGALSLMCEVGTAFPRAVPAMAHAAAWATSNRSYRAPAHEVFVSPRRVRFNEAEYAVPLEEGPEAIREVKRFIERNDLKVSFPVEGRVAAADDVPLSTAFGRETMYIAVHQYFKEDPTRYLGGVEKIMRAHGGRPHWGKRHSLGCEELSRLYPRFEDFRRLRERLDPDAVFGNAHTDKLFGVTR
- a CDS encoding succinic semialdehyde dehydrogenase — its product is MSTVSADLSSTRPNTVGLPPRLAEFLTENLSDDVAGTGPRLQATAPALGERLFSFHGASAEDVFRAVDRARAAQPGWAERPASERAAVLLRLHGEIRRHEELILDTIQAETGKSRIHAFDEVMDAYNVCRFVGRTAPKVLRHEHRRGALPGLTNTTVQRLPLGAVGFITPWNYPVSLGGTDLLSALAAGNVVIHKPDSKTALSAILMRRLAISAGLPAEAWQLVPGPVDEIGDALLDMVDAVSFTGSTAAGRGIAQKTGAMLKPTALELGGKNPMIICSDAFLDAAVDGAVRGCFSSTGQLCLSIERIYVADELYNEFCTRFRNATGALRLGFSFDHHHDVGSLISEEHLARVQRSVKQATQVGAKILAGGSARPDLGRCFFEPTILTDVPPSARLTHEETFGPVVAVYRVDSEDEAIARANETPYGLNASVYSGDKSHGLAVASDVEAGMVNVNEAFAAAWGSIAAPSGGLKASGLGHRHGPEGIVEFTRTRTVAHQALMPIAPFGPLDGERFQKVMSQALGAMKALRLK
- a CDS encoding alanine racemase, with translation MVSLSIRQALHGMDGPVGAIDRDALDTNIAALRKRAAGLPIRVASKSLRVPGAMSYVLAQPGFHGIMAFSLDEALSLVEEGFGDILVAYPTTNRSALRQLGESRTGRENITLTVDSAEHLDYIEYQLRQGETEASASPLLPVRVCLDVDASLRIWEKVLADRLHLGARRSPVRTPEQAIDVVRQIARRPRFALVGVLSYEGQIAGRGNAGKGLGAILTRRMQGTSAAELKERRAQVLAAIREERDLEFVNGGGTGSLESSSSEGTLTEVAAGSGLLSPGLFDGYQQFHHRPAAFIATPVVRRPAPGWVTVFEGGWIASGPSGTDRLPTIDWPAELKYSLAEGPGEVQTPLRGPGAETLALGDLVYFRHAKAGELAEHLAEYVVVADGRVVDTWATYRGKGWNF
- a CDS encoding lytic transglycosylase domain-containing protein, coding for MANSKKRSPAGKPHDGQANKISRTLVRHWQVLTALLLLVVGSVGLILSDYGKSECTILNSSAIPDHLSEDMQKASEESGFPVKILAAQIEAESGWNPDAHSKAGAMGIAQFTQDTWDVWGDGDPMNEKDAIAAQGRYMKYLHKQADEYANSEEDVARYALAGYNAGPNAMKKAHGVPDISETKNYVHKIMKLSEGKYSKTCN
- a CDS encoding glycosyltransferase family 87 protein — its product is MTSSSVERSAPSKPWQAAAWIVVVVVLGGQILYALTQGGLDFTVYRAGAATIFGNDGINKDLYELHLVPLTETSFLPFTYPPFAALLFLPFAFLPVKVGTAIMVLFSIAVAWWFAAIIYDYVNHRGYKIPLQDKLGRTTTIALLAALICLSGPWRRGLGLVQINPLIMLLILADLLRPATKVPRGLLIGIAAGIKLTPLAFGLVLLMRKDIKGLVTLAASFAGTILVGVIFLPHQAAEFWFHAISDPSRVGNINYLDNISIQGWLMHIGLTGSLLKIVMYVLIVALIVGVAAVIPSLDKRGMKLSIVSLNAFVMLSISPISWSHHNTWFPLIIAAICVDALPWLFSRRGPERTVALVLAWVAGIGLYISPMWIGIALYGSSQYLDDITTIPLVISAIPIMCLFVFFAMWIVEAWRHRDVDDSRVRPELS
- a CDS encoding DUF456 domain-containing protein, translating into MTAVIVATVVAALLIVVGILGIIFPVLPGSVLVLAATLVWSLTVRAPEGWWVLGLGGGLALVGLCASLVLTGRTMKRRSIPNRSLLYGVIGAVVGMFVLPVLGLVIGFAVGLFASEVYRQKDLGAAFSSSVAALKAAGIGMLIELVCALIAGTVFVIAGLTYFITA